A region of the Candidatus Nanosynbacter lyticus genome:
CCTACCAATTCTGACACCACAACAACTCACCAAAAATATTGATCCAGAAAAACTTCATTTTGCTAATCTTGATGATAATCTGTGGCAAAATATTACCACAGCGCAAAAATCAGGAAAACTGGTCCTCTGTATGGGTGCGGGTACAATTGATGGCTGGATTCGTGAACAATTAGCTAAAGACTAGCGATCATCGCCACTGCCGTGAATCTTTCCACGACTCTGACGACTAAGCAGTTTATCGTTATTTTTACGCGCTACTTCCTCCAAGCTACTGCCAAGCAGATGAGATATAGAATTAATATACCAGAGTGCATCACCCAGCTCCTTAATGATTGCGGCACGATCATCTTCAGAGATTTTGCCATCTTTGTCCCGTAATATTTTCTTAAATTTCTCCATTACTTCACCGGCTTCGCCACTCAAACCGAGGACCTGAGACATTAGTCTAGCATCAACATCACCATACTGATGAGAATCTTTATCTGTCAATGTAGAAAGTGCTTTTGTTGAGTAGTCGTTAAAT
Encoded here:
- a CDS encoding nucleoside triphosphate pyrophosphohydrolase family protein, translated to MKFNDYSTKALSTLTDKDSHQYGDVDARLMSQVLGLSGEAGEVMEKFKKILRDKDGKISEDDRAAIIKELGDALWYINSISHLLGSSLEEVARKNNDKLLSRQSRGKIHGSGDDR